GTAACGACGGCCCGGCATCAGGCGACCGGTAAATTCGTCAACGATGATCACTTCGCCATCTTTGACGATGTAATCCACGTCACGCTTGAACAAGGTATGCGCTTTCAATGCCTGGTTGATATGGTGCAGCAATTCGATGTAGCGCGGATCGTAGAGGTTATCCACTTTCAGCAACTGCTCACATCGGGCAACACCATCTTCGCTAAGAGTTGCCGAGCGCGCTTTTTCGTCGATCCTGTAATGCTGATCGGCGGAAAGCCTCGGAATCAGACCGTTTACCTGATAATAAAGATCGGTAGACTTTTCAGCCGGACCAGAAATAATCAATGGCGTTCGCGCTTCATCGATCAGAATGCTGTCAACCTCATCAACAATGGCAAAATTATGATGCGGCTGGACCAGTGATTTGTGGTCAAATTTCATGTTGTCCCTGAGGTAATCAAAACCAAACTCGTTGTTGGTCCCATAGGTGATGTCAGCAGCGTAAGCCGCCAGGCGCTCGGCATCATCCAATCCATGGACGATGGTGCCCATTGATAAACCCAGAAACTGATAGATGTGACCCATCCATTCGGTATCCCGTCGGGCCAAATAATCGTTGACTGTAACAATATGCACGCCTTTTCCGGTCAGCGCATTTAGATACGCCGGTAACGTCGCCACCAGTGTCTTGCCCTCACCGGTTTTCATTTCTGCGATCTTGCCTTCATGCAGCACGATGCCCCCGATCAACTGGACATCAAAGTGTCGCATGTTCAAAGTCCTTAAGGATGCTTCTCTGACAGCCGCAAAGGCCTCCGGCAACAGGTCGTTAAGGGATTCGCCCTGATCAATGCGCTCTTTGAATTTGGCTGTCTGCGCTTTGAGTTCATCGTCACTCATGGCCTGAACAGCCGGTTCAAGGGCATTGATCCGTTCAACCTGAGGCTGAATCCGCTTTATTTCCCGTTCGTTTTTACTGCCGAAAACTTTTGTTAATGCGTTAAGTATCATTTCGTAAATGACTTTCTGATTCCATTGATTTAAAGAAAATGATCTCTTGGAGTGAATTATACCAAATCTGAGGTATGTCTCAATAACAAAATCAGCTCAGGATGATTATCAGGATTGCTTCAAATATAATGGCGGTAAGCATCAGATGCAAGGGCAGCAGGTACATTCAATGTCGTGTTGGCGTATGCTATAGGCGGCCAGCAGGTAAAGCCGAGGGTGTACGGATAGTAGCGCCAACCGAATCAAAGATAGGGATAGAGGCCGCTGCGTGCGTATCAGTTTAAGATGTACTTTGTTGGATTGACGGGAATACCGTTCAGACGCACTTCATAGTGCACATGGGGGCCAGTGCTGCGGCCGGTATTGCCAACCAGCGCAATGGGTTCCCAGCGTTTGACTTTTTCGCCGCGCTTTTTGAGAAACTTTTGGCAATGTCCGTAGCGGGTCACCATTCCGTGGCCATGATCGACAACAATTGTTTGGCCCAGCAATCCCTTGCGTCCCACAAAAATGACCACACCATCAGCCGTCGCCATGATAGGAGTGCCTTCCCGCGCAGAGATGTCGTGTCCTTGGTGAAATTCCCGCTGTCCGGTGAAAGGCGATCGCCGGAATCCGAATTTTGAGGTTACCCAGGACTTTTCGGCGCTTGAAATGGGACGAATTGCAGGTGTAGAAGCCAAAAGGTTTTGCTGATCTTCAAGGGATTTGAGCAGGGATTCAAATTCATATTGCTGCTGAATTGAGGCCCGGTTGAGCTCATCAATCTGCTCGTGCATATCACGTATTAAACCGGTGTGTTTTTCCATGAGGGGCAAACGCGCATCCAGGTCTTCAGGCACAGAGCCGCCGACACCGAATATATTGTTCGACTCGTTGG
The Desulfobacterales bacterium DNA segment above includes these coding regions:
- a CDS encoding peptidoglycan DD-metalloendopeptidase family protein, yielding MRKKISFVVLSNSGAPAKQFCASKTVIRLAGVLLLACFALFGYVVYDYFQLKHTTQHLESREVYLTSELGEIQSQRKQIQEFANEINSLKSKLVALNNFETKIRIIANIEKTNESNNIFGVGGSVPEDLDARLPLMEKHTGLIRDMHEQIDELNRASIQQQYEFESLLKSLEDQQNLLASTPAIRPISSAEKSWVTSKFGFRRSPFTGQREFHQGHDISAREGTPIMATADGVVIFVGRKGLLGQTIVVDHGHGMVTRYGHCQKFLKKRGEKVKRWEPIALVGNTGRSTGPHVHYEVRLNGIPVNPTKYILN